TCTACATTCGTACCTGCAGCTATTTGGATTACCATTgtatcatttaatatttgaatagaCATACCCCCCACATCAATTGAGCTAACCATCTCAACTTATACACTACACTATGCATAATATGGGCTATGATTACGACGAGTTTCCAAGCAGCAATCAATCCCCATTTAACAATACCACGcaaaatatcaatagaAGTGCTCATCCAGGAGCTGTTCTGTTAGTTTCTCCAAACACATCAAGTGCATCTCAAAACACatctaatatattaaatgacGGAATAAATGTGCCACAGAATGGAAATTTGAGTGGTCAGCATAACGGAGGCCTACCAATCACTGATTTCTTGGATCAACAAAGGTCAATCTTCACAGACCCATCGAATACAGTTCCAAACTCTATTGTAGGATTCAGCAATCAAAGTAACGGATCATCTTTAATGAATAACAACGTCGCTGTTTCTCCTTCTCTTAACAATATTCCACTGATGAGTCACAGTCAACACAATTCAGCAGGCTCTGAATTAGTATCACCTACTCCTTATTACTTGGATGTGAATGATTCGAAATCCAACGTCGAACAATCAAATAGCAACCTGAACTTCTTACAGAGTGCAGGTAATGGTAGCAGTTGTCAAGATTCACAGGCAATATCATtcaatcaaaatataaatggCCTAAGTTCTTGGGTTCCGCAACTTTCAAGTCtacaacaaaatattttgatgtCTTCCTTATTCCCACTGTTGCATGAAGATGTATTGGCGTCAACTAAGCTGAAATTAGATAATATGTTGGCGACGTACGATCAGACAACTTTCAAGAACCAAGCTCATATAATTCacattaataattttactaATGAGACAAATAGTAAGGATATTATGGGAATGAGTTCTCCTAACATGTCAAGAGGGTCATCTCCCCTAATGAGAGAAAATACTTACCCATTATCAAATATGAGTGATCTATTTACAAGCGGATCTACCCCAAGTCCAAACGcaaataatgacaatattTCGGTTTCCAGTATGCGATTCAAAAACAATGctaatatattcaatcaATGGAGTAATAGtactttcaaaaataatttgatgGGGGATTTAGGTAGCGAATTCCAAAGGCCAAAATCAGTCGACCCTTATGTGATACAGGCTATTAACAACAAATCTAGTGGTTCTTTGTATAACAAGAAACTTTATACTAACTCTGGTAATGTTAATGGAACTACAATTCCTAACAGCatcaataaaaatcaaGCAAATGCTCACAACAATAACATTCAAAATAACTTTcatggtaataataatatgaCTGCAGGAGTTATGAGTAGGAATAAATCTGCTAATGATCATGATGTTAAAAGTAAATACCCTTCTCCATATTATAGTGAGTCAAAGAGTAGTCAATGGAATTCTCGTTCCAATACAAGTTTTCAAATGGATAATAACTATGTACCATATGGGAATGCTAAACAAAATACTAGTTCCATTAATAGCAGCAGCAATGCACAAGCAAATACCAACGCTTTTGGCAACCATAACAACTCCTCTATGAATCCAAAAAGTTTAACTGATCCAAAactattatcaaatattccATTATGGCTAAAATCGTTAAGGTTACACAAGTATTCAGAAGCattaaaaaacattaaatgGACAGACTTAATTGTTCTGAACGATTTACAGTTGGAAGAGTTAGGTATAACTGCATTAGGTGCACGCCgtaaattattaaaggCATTCTTAGTTGTTTTAGATTACCAAGAAAAGGGATTAATACCAACAGCTGCATATACGGACACTGACGAAACTTTAAATCCTAATTCCAACCAAAAAAATCTGTGGAATCATAGATTTACTAAGTAATTTGTCCAGTACAACAacttattatatattagttaATAAAAGCGTATCGTTAGATTTTTTACTGAACTACAAAGACAATTCATTTATAGACATCAAAGTTGATTTTATAggaaattatattttttttatttaactaCATATGAATCTAGCAGTgtaatcattattaatctATCAGTttaatcattattaatctATCAGtgaaatcattatttgttattgtAATATAACTTATGACATATTAATCATTCACTTCGTCACTGTGCTTTAaccaataatttttattaaaaacaatattatctgTTAAGAATGATAAGATTGGGAACTTTTTAGTTaacttattaaaaaattcttcTGCAAATACGtcaatgaagaaaatttgaGATTTCGATAAATGCGGATTCCTTTTAATAAGTTGATCAGTTGATAATACTAAATTTTCTCTTATCATAATATTATCGTCAGCATCATTActtaatttatcaattatatcatCCTTCCCATtgttaatataattttccAATAACTCacattctttaaattctaGAGATATTAGATAGGCCCATTGGGCTGAGATGCGTAGGGGTCTAGTGACGTTAGAAATGTCTGCTGCTTTGATAATAAACGAGATCATATCATGTAGTTGTGGCTCAGATAAATCTACTTGAGCATTTTCTGTTATGACGAGATTATCAAGTTTCTTAACGTAATGCTTATGCTTTGCCATATCCGTAGCCATTATAGCCTCTTTTatgacattattattatctgtTATTGGTAGTATGCAATTCCTTTGCTCatttaacaaattattgaatagGAATAAATGGAAATTCTCTAATATAGATTCGTTGTTATAATAACTTGATAATTCTGTATTGTattttatgaatatattattattagtgCCCGGATGAGCCATATCGTGCCCGATTGCAGCAAAACACAATAATAGTACGGTTagtgaatattttttatcatttggTAATAAATACTGACTTAATTTCCAAGTTGCTTGCATGACATCCACAGCATGTTTGAAATTatgaaatttattaactttatGATAGGAAGCTTcgattgaaaataaaaataaaaatatatcgttttcattaattttaacaGTGTTTTgcatcaattgatttattgataattttataatcaaatatGAGCAGTAAATCAATTCCGAGCTATTCAGTTCATTTATTGCAAATGACCAATTTGAAACAATGCTTATATATTTCTCTTCATCATCAGTGTATTTAAGACGACTAGTAATTAtctttttgaaatcaatgGATCTTAAATATTCAGGGATATGAGTGGCATTTCCATTTCCAGATATTCTCTTATGAGAAGCATCCACTGAATTAAAATGAGACCACATAGAATAAATGTTTGATGAACAATTTGTATGCTCAGAGTTTTTAAATCCATCAGTATGATACATCCAATATTTGgctcttttaattttattattcacGACTTTAATATCATCCTTCAATTGCTGCCAGAGGGCTATATCGGAAGTGAATCCAATAAACTCTGAATAATTGAATGCTAGTAAATTTAAAGTCGGGAAGAAACTCCTAATTGTGCTATTAAATTGCCGTATATTAACACTCTCTGCATTGTTAACAATGATTAAATAGACACCGTTTTCAAAGTTAGTCTCAATACTATCGTTTACTCTATCGTTATAAATTCTTGTGAAAAACTCTTGAAAACTCTTAAACTCTTCAATATTATCGTCAAACAACTTTGAAAGTTCATTATCATCTAACAGTTTCTTAACATTCCCAACACAACCATTTCCACTATTTCCCTTCAAATCACTAATGTAAAACACTTTTGAAATCATTTCTCAACTTCACCCTGTCTGGACTCTCTCGTAGCAAACTCTGAAACACGAATGATATAACTTTTGTGAGTTCTCACTAAACTTTGCCAATACACAAtgtcttatatatattttttcttttattttttttatctatAAACAAAAAGCTGTCAGAACAACTTTCTCTATCTCAtccaatttcaaaaaaatagtattaataaaagataaaagTGCACATAGACTTCTCAAACCGTTGAATATTCTATCACACCTTTGTTTTACAGCCATAAACTAATAAcaatcattaaataaaagtacatatgcatatatattcttttaaataaaaacgaaaattttttatattcaatatttttcactGTGACTTGAAAGTGCATTAAAGACACCGTGATGCTGGCCCACTATAAAAAAAGCAAACCATAGAAAGAAAGTGAGTTAGATAGAGAGATAAAACGATAAAACGGCTGTTCAAGAAGCAGCTGAAGCCGATCAACACATTATATTTACAGATGATCCACTGATTTCAGTTTGGCCCTGGTCGATTGGATCAGGCAATGGCTTGATATGTCTGATTATGTATCATTTGTTTTCTACcgttaaaaataaataaatagataagtatatatatatggaaTGGAGTATACAGAGGATGACGCCATGTCAGTTATAGGATGGGCTTTCATTGTAACATTTTATGTGCTTTTGGCTTGAAGTTTTCTGTGTTCTGGAACGGTTCTTGCGTCTATTTGTATGGAATGGATTTTGTCAATTGTATCCTTTAGTATCGTGAACACTCTTCTGTGTCTCTTCATTAACGTCATTCCGTCAAATTCATTGCTTATTATCATTAGTTTGAAATGGGACTCATATTCGTTCGTACCACTAATTTTCACTTGGTAATGTCCAGCATGTTTGTACGATTCGTTAGCTATTTCGAATATGTCGATCCCATTGATTCCTTCATAGATCTTGGATTTGATCTCATTGGCAATTGGACCCGTGATGCTCCTATTACGGGGAACGTCAACTATCCCACTcttattcaaatttgaacTCATGATAGTCCGTCTCAACATTATTTATCGTCTTCGACAGTTTGGCATCAAGCTGGAAAAGGTCATCAAAAACTGACAACTCTGAGATGAAATGATCTCAAGTCTTCATCAAGTACACACAATGGTTTGTTATAAAAATACGCCAGGTCTTGTCTGCCTTTTGATCTTAAGACCTTTGTGAAGTGGTGATTAATACggtttttcaaaatttaagaTGACTTTTCTTAAACTTTTCATTGGTTAACAATACTATAACAAAGTCGAATAACctatataaaaattgaagaatatcAAGTAACATATCCCTTATAAGGGAAGTGATCGACAATCGACGACACAAACCCTTTCATGGCTTATGAATAATAGTAATGTTGAAGTATAATAGTGTGGTGAAACAGCTCAGTAAGCGACTCTATTCAATGAGCTCGCAagaacaatatatatatgacaAAATAACTAAACAATTGAATCCTAAATCATTGCAAGTGGCAGACATATCGGGTGGTTGCGGATCAATGTTCTCTATACAAGTATCAAGTGAGAAATTCAAAGGTCTCTCCATAGTTAAACAACATAAACTAGTTAATGAGATCTTAAAGGACGATATCGGTAAATGGCATGGCttacaattaaaaactAGCTCCAAAGTCTAGCAAACAGAGGCAAAATAAAAGAGACCGCAATCTTCACATAGCAATCCTAATAAAGAGAAGGACCTTAGCAGATCAAATTTGCTCAACTTGTAAATagatacaaatatatacagGTCTCACATAGTCGAGGGCTCATCGCTATTTCATTCACTGTTAACGCTGCAATCGAAGGCTTCGGGTATAAAATTCTCATAGTTAACATAAATTaagtattatttaaataaacaaataaaacagACCATTTTAGTTATTAGTAGATATTGCTCATTGCAAGTATTATAGTGGCTTAATAAGTATATACAGTGTGTCATTATTAGATGGACAGTTACTAGatagtaaatatttatgaGGATGGAAGATTTTTCCAGTGACACGAGTTACTCGAATAATCACTCGAGTGCATTGTTCAGTGCAAAAGTCTCGAATAGTAGTAAGACACATGATTCTGTATctgatataaataaaagacCCGAGAGGTCGATGCAAGGTGTGCTGGGTTTGGATATGGCaacagaaaaatataatggGGACCGAAAGGTTAATAATGTGAAGTCCAGGAATAGAGATGAGGATCAAGAAACCGACTCAGAAGATGACAATGAGCTGGACGATGATGAAACAGAGGATGTATTTGCTAGTGAGAGCCTTGCTAATGAGAGATCAAGTTTTACTGTACCGCAACTCCAGGAATCATTGATGCCATGGAGATCATCGAAATCTGACAAGGACAAACGTAACTCCGATATTCAATTTGATCTGATGTCCCCAGTAAGgtacaataatattaaagcaGCAGAAGCTACAAATAGTAAC
The Tetrapisispora phaffii CBS 4417 chromosome 8, complete genome DNA segment above includes these coding regions:
- the VTS1 gene encoding Vts1p (similar to Saccharomyces cerevisiae VTS1 (YOR359W); ancestral locus Anc_7.27) codes for the protein MHNMGYDYDEFPSSNQSPFNNTTQNINRSAHPGAVLLVSPNTSSASQNTSNILNDGINVPQNGNLSGQHNGGLPITDFLDQQRSIFTDPSNTVPNSIVGFSNQSNGSSLMNNNVAVSPSLNNIPLMSHSQHNSAGSELVSPTPYYLDVNDSKSNVEQSNSNLNFLQSAGNGSSCQDSQAISFNQNINGLSSWVPQLSSLQQNILMSSLFPLLHEDVLASTKLKLDNMLATYDQTTFKNQAHIIHINNFTNETNSKDIMGMSSPNMSRGSSPLMRENTYPLSNMSDLFTSGSTPSPNANNDNISVSSMRFKNNANIFNQWSNSTFKNNLMGDLGSEFQRPKSVDPYVIQAINNKSSGSLYNKKLYTNSGNVNGTTIPNSINKNQANAHNNNIQNNFHGNNNMTAGVMSRNKSANDHDVKSKYPSPYYSESKSSQWNSRSNTSFQMDNNYVPYGNAKQNTSSINSSSNAQANTNAFGNHNNSSMNPKSLTDPKLLSNIPLWLKSLRLHKYSEALKNIKWTDLIVLNDLQLEELGITALGARRKLLKAFLVVLDYQEKGLIPTAAYTDTDETLNPNSNQKNLWNHRFTK
- the PDE2 gene encoding 3',5'-cyclic-nucleotide phosphodiesterase PDE2 (similar to Saccharomyces cerevisiae PDE2 (YOR360C); ancestral locus Anc_7.26), which produces MISKVFYISDLKGNSGNGCVGNVKKLLDDNELSKLFDDNIEEFKSFQEFFTRIYNDRVNDSIETNFENGVYLIIVNNAESVNIRQFNSTIRSFFPTLNLLAFNYSEFIGFTSDIALWQQLKDDIKVVNNKIKRAKYWMYHTDGFKNSEHTNCSSNIYSMWSHFNSVDASHKRISGNGNATHIPEYLRSIDFKKIITSRLKYTDDEEKYISIVSNWSFAINELNSSELIYCSYLIIKLSINQLMQNTVKINENDIFLFLFSIEASYHKVNKFHNFKHAVDVMQATWKLSQYLLPNDKKYSLTVLLLCFAAIGHDMAHPGTNNNIFIKYNTELSSYYNNESILENFHLFLFNNLLNEQRNCILPITDNNNVIKEAIMATDMAKHKHYVKKLDNLVITENAQVDLSEPQLHDMISFIIKAADISNVTRPLRISAQWAYLISLEFKECELLENYINNGKDDIIDKLSNDADDNIMIRENLVLSTDQLIKRNPHLSKSQIFFIDVFAEEFFNKLTKKFPILSFLTDNIVFNKNYWLKHSDEVND
- the BOL1 gene encoding Bol1p (similar to Saccharomyces cerevisiae YAL044W-A; ancestral locus Anc_7.24) translates to MLRRTIMSSNLNKSGIVDVPRNRSITGPIANEIKSKIYEGINGIDIFEIANESYKHAGHYQVKISGTNEYESHFKLMIISNEFDGMTLMKRHRRVFTILKDTIDKIHSIQIDARTVPEHRKLQAKST
- the BOL3 gene encoding Bol3p (similar to Saccharomyces cerevisiae YAL046C; ancestral locus Anc_7.23); its protein translation is MLKYNSVVKQLSKRLYSMSSQEQYIYDKITKQLNPKSLQVADISGGCGSMFSIQVSSEKFKGLSIVKQHKLVNEILKDDIGKWHGLQLKTSSKV